One window of Strix aluco isolate bStrAlu1 chromosome 24, bStrAlu1.hap1, whole genome shotgun sequence genomic DNA carries:
- the SLC4A1 gene encoding LOW QUALITY PROTEIN: band 3 anion transport protein (The sequence of the model RefSeq protein was modified relative to this genomic sequence to represent the inferred CDS: inserted 2 bases in 2 codons; deleted 1 base in 1 codon) translates to MEGPGQEAYEEGMRRSLDPEGYEDPGIKGPHLSLGEMSRASTGSPLHAWRARAEELSPLRQYLPSRRGCYDLDGRRRAAGAPPGQASRRGGGQPPSVTDVDLEAAGSRRLVSRRETHEGYVELHQLVMDSKKELCWVEAGHWLKLEEDFEEAGHWGQPRLSFLTYRSLLEIRRALAKGVVLLDVAATSLAAIAHVLIDQMIYEGQLKPQDRDDILRRLLLQHRLPSEVEVLQHSGTGQAETEKPLLEGRRAEQSPGGTTRPQLPEKVPEDAEATLVLVGCADPLEQLTLAFVRLKDAVTLDAVLEVPLPVRFLFVVLGPDAPHIDYKEIGRAAATMMSERVFRQDAYLAEGHQDLLRGVEDFLEASIVLPPTETPNEQLLRSLVPLQQQLLRRRYRPRDKALAETFLKDLRLEEPAAEDDPLRRTGRPFGGLVRDIRRRYPKYLSDIKDALNPQCLAAVIFIYFAALSPAITFGGLLSEKTKGMMGVSELLLSTCVQCVLFSILSAQPLLVVGFSGPLLVFEEAFYAFCSSQGMEYIVGRVWIGFWLILLVLVVVACEASFLVRYLSRYTQEIFSFLISLIFIYETFSKLVTIFNDHPLKQIYDNVEPTVQPKVPQPNTALLSLVLMAGTFFLAIFLRMFKNSAFLPGKARRLIGDFGVPISIFIMTLADFFIKDTYTQKLNVPXGLEVTNSTARDWFINPMGGNNDFPIWMMFASVLPAILVFILIFLETQITTLIVSKPERKLVKGSGFHLDLLLIVAMGGLAALFGMPWLSATTVRTITHANALTVMSKATAPGDKSQIVEVKEQRISGLLVAVLIGVSILMEPILKHIPLAVLFGIFLYMGVTSLFGIQLFDRILLLLMPPKYHPKEPYVTRVKTWRMHLFTFTQIVVLVLLWVVKSTPASLALPFVLILTVPLRRFLLPRIFXDVELKCLDADDAAVTFEETEGTDVYNEVQMPS, encoded by the exons GGGCCAGCACCGGGTCCCCCTTGCACGCGTGGAGGGCCAGAGCCGAGGAGCTGTCGCCCCTGCG CCAGTATTTGCCCAGCCGCCGGGGATGCTATGACCTGGACGGGAGGAGGCGCGCGGCCGGGGCCCCCCCGGGACAGGCGAGCCGCCGTGGCGGAGGGCAGC CTCCGTCGGTGACTGATGTGGACCTGGAGGCGGCGGGGAGCAGGAGGCTCGTGTCCCGGCGGGAGACCCATGAG GGCTACGTGGAGCTGCACCAGCTGGTCATGGACAGCAAGAAGGAGCTGTGCTGGGTGGAGGCCGGCCACTGGCTCAAGCTGGAGGAGGACTTCGAGGAAGCCGGCCACTGGGGCCAGCCCCGTCTCTCCTTCCTCACCTACCGCAGCCTCCTGGAGATCCGACGGGCTTTGGCCAAAG GCGTTGTGCTCCTCGATGTGGCAGCCACCTCGCTGGCAGCCATCGCCCATGTCCTCATTGACCAGATGATCTACGAGGGGCAGCTCAAGCCGCAGGACCGGGACGACATCCtgaggaggctgctgctgcagcacag GCTCCCCAGCGAGGTCGAGGTGCTGCAGCACTCGGGCACGGGCCAGGCAGAGACAGAGAAGCCGCTGCTGGAGGGGCGCAGGGCCGAGCAG AGCCCAGGCGGGACCACTAGACCCCAGCTCCCCGAGAAGGTCCCCGAGGATGCCGAGGCCACGCTGGTCCTCGTGG GCTGTGCAGACCCCCTGGAGCAGCTGACACTGGCCTTCGTGCGCCTGAAGGACGCGGTGACACTGGATGCTGTCCTCGAAGTGCCCCTACCTGTCCGCTTCCTCTTCGTGGTCCTGGGCCCCGACGCCCCCCACATCGACTACAAAGAAATCGGCCGCGCCGCTGCCACCATGATGTCCGAGAGG GTCTTTCGCCAGGACGCCTACCTGGCCGAGGGCCACCAGGACCTGCTGCGGGGGGTGGAGGACTTCTTGGAGGCCAGCATCGTCCTGCCGCCCACCGAGACCCCCAACGAGCAGCTCCTCCGCAGCCTGGTgccgctgcagcagcagctgctccgcCGCCGCTACCGGCCCCGCGACAAGGCGCTGGCTGAGACCTTCCTAAAAGATCTGA ggctggaggagccGGCGGCGGAGGACGACCCCCTGCGCAGGACGGGGCGACCTTTT GGGGGGCTGGTGCGGGACATCCGCCGCCGGTACCCCAAATATCTCAGCGACATCAAAGACGCCCTCAACCCCCAGTGCCTGGCTGCTGTCATCTTCATCTACTTCGCGGCGCTGTCACCCGCTATCACCTTTGGAGGCTTGCTGA gtGAGAAGACCAAGGGCATGATGGGGGTGTCGGAGCTGCTCCTCTCCACCTGCGTGCAGTGCGTCCTCTTCAGCATCCTCAGCGCCCAGCCCCTCCTCGTCGTCGGCTTCTCGGGGCCCCTCCTCGTCTTCGAGGAAGCCTTCTATGCG ttctgcagcagccaaggcATGGAGTACATCGTGGGCCGGGTCTGGATCGGCTTCTGGCTGatcctgctggtgctggtggtggtggcctGCGAGGCCAGCTTCCTGGTGCGCTACCTGTCCCGCTACACCCAGGAGATCTTCTCCTTCCTCATCTCCCTCATCTTCATCTACGAGACCTTCTCCAAGCTTGTCACG atCTTCAACGATCACCCGCTAAAGCAGATTTACGACAATGTGGAGCCCACGGTCCAGCCCAAGGTGCCGCAGCCCAACACGGCGCTGCTGTCCCTCGTCCTCATGGCCGGCACCTTCTTCCTGGCCATCTTCCTCCGCATGTTCAAGAACAGCGCTTTCCTGCCTGGCAAG GCCCGGCGCTTGATCGGGGATTTCGGGGTGCCCATCTCCATCTTCATCATGACGCTGGCCGACTTCTTCATCAAGGACACGTACACGCAG AAACTGAACGTCC AAGGGCTGGAGGTCACCAACTCGACTGCCCGGGACTGGTTTATCAACCCCATGGGGGGCAACAACGACTTCCCCATCTGGATGATGTTCGCCTCCGTGCTACCCGCTATCCTGGTCTTCATCCTCATCTTCCTCGAGACACAGATCACCAC CCTCATCGTCAGCAAACCCGagaggaagctggtgaagggctcCGGCTTCCACCTGGACCTGCTGCTGATCGTGGCCATGGGGGGCCTGGCGGCCCTTTTCGGCATGCCCTGGCTCAGCGCCACCACCGTGCGCACCATCACCCACGCCAACGCCCTCACCGTCATGAGCAAGGCCACCGCTCCCGGAGACAAGTCCCAGATCGTGGAGGTCAAGGAACAGCGCATCAGCGGCTTGTTGGTGGCCGTGCTCATCG GCGTCTCCATCCTCATGGAGCCCATCCTGAAGCACATCCCTCTGGCCGTGCTCTTCGGCATCTTCCTCTACATGGGCGTCACCTCCCTTTTTGGCATCCAGCTCTTTGATCGCATCCTGCTCTTGCTGATGCCACCCAAGTACCACCCCAAAGAGCCCTACGTCACCCGG GTGAAGACTTGGCGGATGCACCTCTTCACCTTCACCCAGATTGTCGTCCTCGTGCTGCTGTGGGTGGTGAAGTCCACCCCGGCCTCGTTGGCGCTGCCCTTCGTCCTCATCCTCACCGTGCCCCTGCGGCGCTTCCTGCTGCCCAGGATCT CGGACGTGGAGCTCAAATGT CTGGACGCAGACGACGCCGCGGTGACCTTCGAAGAGACTGAGGGCACGGACGTGTACAACGAGGTGCAGATGCCCAGCTAA
- the LOC141934311 gene encoding uncharacterized protein LOC141934311, translated as MFSWAVCGATCVFGECMFWAVHGATRVCGGDSCSSGLSTGPRVSLGDARSGLCTEPHVSLGGRVCPLGCARSCVCPRGDTHVSLGPCVSSEGPCVLWGVHGATCVLWGTCVPWGVHGATRVPWGTCVPWGVHGAMRVPWGTCVPWGVHGATRVLWGTCVPWGVHGATRVPWAACVPWGVHGATRVLWGTCVPWAACVPWGVHGATRVLWGACVPWGVHGATRVPWGTCVPWGVHGATRVLTGVMDTHHVTPNWRGPPRGQRGARMVAWGGGGGGTWSSRARGRAPGVAASVSPGGAGRPVPGAGSGPAEAPLCPWPGRRRSRWRPSPCSGGDLE; from the exons ATGTTCTCCTGGGCTGTGTGCGGAGCCACGTGTGTCTTTGGGGAATGCATGTTCTGGGCTGTGCACGGAGCCACGCGTGTCTGTGGGGGGGATTCGTGTTCTTCTGGGCTGTCCACAGGGCCACGTGTGTCTTTGGGGGATGCACGTTCTGGGCTGTGCACGGAGCCACACGTGTCTCTGGGGGGACGTGTGTGTCCCCTGGGCTGTGCACGGAGCTGTGTGTGTCCTCGGGGGGACACGCACGTGTCCCTGGGGCCGTGTGTGTCCTCAGAGGGGCCGTGTGTCCTCTGGGGTGTGCACGGAGCCACGTGTGTCCTCTGGGGCACATGTGTCCCCTGGGGTGTGCACGGAGCCACGCGTGTCCCCTGGGGCACATGTGTCCCCTGGGGTGTGCACGGAGCCATGCGTGTCCCCTGGGGCACATGTGTCCCCTGGGGTGTGCACGGAGCCACGCGTGTCCTCTGGGGCACGTGTGTCCCCTGGGGTGTGCATGGAGCCACGCGTGTCCCCTGGGCTGCATGTGTCCCCTGGGGTGTGCACGGAGCCACGCGTGTCCTCTGGGGCACGTGTGTCCCCTGGGCTGCATGTGTCCCCTGGGGTGTGCACGGAGCCACGCGTGTCCTCTGGGGCGCATGTGTCCCCTGGGGTGTGCACGGAGCCACGCGTGTCCCCTGGGGCACGTGTGTCCCCTGGGGTGTGCACGGAGCCACGCGTGTCCTCACGGGGGTGATGGACACGCATCATGTCACCCCAAATTGGCGTGGCCCACCCCGAGGACAACGGGGAGCCAGGATGgtggcttggggggggggggggggggggacctgGAGCAGCCGTGCCCGGGGCCGAGCTCCCGGCGtcgctgcctcagtttccccgggCGGGGCTGGGCGCCCGGTCCCTGGTGCAGGATCGGGCCCCGCTGAGGCCCCGCTGTGTCCCTGGCCAGGCCGGCGGAGGAGCCGATGGAGGCCGAGCCCATGCT CCGGAGGGGACTTGGAGTGA